From the genome of Argentina anserina chromosome 4, drPotAnse1.1, whole genome shotgun sequence, one region includes:
- the LOC126790232 gene encoding 40S ribosomal protein S3a yields MAVGKNKRISKGKKGGKKKAADPFTKKDWYDIKAPSIFNNKQVGKTLVTRTQGTKIASEGLKHRVFETSLADLQGDEEHAYRKMRLRAEDVQGRTVLTNFWGMNFTTDKLRSLVRKWQTLIEAHVDVKTTDNYTLRMFCIGFTRRRPNQVKRTCYAQSSQIRQIRRKMTEIMVNQATSCDLKDLVRKFIAESIGKEIEKATSSIYPLQNVFIRKVKILKAPKFDLGKLMEVHGDEDVGTKVERPAEDAVPEAPQEIVGA; encoded by the exons ATGGCCGTCGG AAAGAACAAGAGAATCTCAAAGGGCAAGAAGGGAGGAAAGAAGAAAGC AGCTGATCCTTTTACCAAGAAGGACTGGTATGACATCAAGGCTCCTTCAATCTTTAACAACAAGCAGGTCGGCAAGACTCTTGTCACCCGTACTCAGGGTACCAAG ATTGCTTCAGAGGGACTCAAGCACAGAGTCTTTGAGACATCACTTGCTGACCTCCAGGGAGATGAGGAGCATGCCTACAGGAAGATGAGGTTGAGAGCTGAAGATGTCCAAGGAAGGACTGTTCTCACTAACTTCTGG GGAATGAACTTTACAACTGACAAGTTGAGATCTTTGGTCCGCAAATGGCAAACCTTGATTGAAGCTCATGTGGATGTGAAGACCACAGACAACTACACACTGAGGATGTTCTGCATTGGCTTCACCAGGAGACGTCCTAACCAGGTCAAGAGGACCTGTTATGCTCAGTCTAGCCAGATTAGACAG ATCCGCCGCAAGATGACTGAGATCATGGTCAACCAGGCCACATCTTGTGATCTCAAGGATTTGGTGCGCAAGTTCATTGCTGAGAGTATTGGCAAGGAGATTGAGAAGGCTACTTCAAGCATCTATCCTCTACAAAACGTCTTCATCAGGAAGGTCAAGATCTTAAAGGCACCCAAGTTTGATCTTGGAAAGCTTATGGAG GTTCACGGCGATGAAGATGTTGGCACCAAGGTTGAGAGGCCTGCTGAGGATGCAGTCCCTGAGGCACCTCAAGAGATTGTTGGAGCTTAG